The Cydia amplana chromosome 10, ilCydAmpl1.1, whole genome shotgun sequence DNA window cgaaaagatatgcactgccttttgccctttgtctcgtcttggcggggacACGACCATGCCCCCCAATTTTAATTTTGAGGTTCAAAATGTATCTAAATTTGTTAAGTTTGTATTTGTGTGATGGAGGAATAAACATCTTAACATACAAATTTTCACAATACTGAAGTCAAACGCCTATCTATACATGATTTGAATTATGGAAAGGATAAATAGGTAAATGACATTATttcaaaactataaaaatatcttATGGGGAAAAAACTCCTAtgtagcaaaataataataaaaattatggaTTTATATTGCAGTATTATAATAATGCAGTTTTAGTTACCAAAGCATACATGATGACTGAATGTTTACACATGGTTTTAATATAGGAATGGCTTTGGATAGATCTCTGTATTAAGTATAACTCAGCATATTTCCCCAACAACATTCTAACCTAAAACAgattgatatattattattagaagCAATTGGAGATATGCACCATTTCAACTCTCAAGTTACACTTGATGCGTCATTGTTAGTATCCAAATTTGTGTATAGTCTGCAGCAAGCTCCGTTCCCCATACAAAACGACTagctagattgctctgaaactttgtacttacaacAGAATAAGTTATATCTatgcctgtaattagtttatgtagcttcagataccattGTTAAGATATACagcgaatttaagtttttcatacaaaacttgtttttgctccattttgtttgttttataagcTTGAGCTGTGTGCAATGTTTCATTACAATCTAACacatagttttaaaatgagaacgaaactctgTTTGTacgggaaggtgaaattcggcctagcttgctgcggactcttaaacataacaatgtaagtacctactttcaaATTTGTTTCAATAAACTTGAAACAACTGGTAGGaagataatatattatgtatgtcaCATATGTAATGGATTATTGATTTAGAATGGCTGTCAACTTTTATGTATTACCAAAAGTAACATGTTATTGTTTTGATAGGCATAGTTTTTAGTAACAATGTTGACCTATATGAGATTTCGAAATATACACTAGATTGATGCAATATGAAAGTTTAGTATGTTACATTATTAGCATTTGTTATCAATGCAACTAGTACACATTGCATAGGTGCATGGTGCCGCTTCAGCCCGGGCGGGGCGGGCGGGACACGGTGGGCGAAAAATTCACAAAGGCTCTTTAGAAAAGCTCCTGGCGGGAGCGGGAAAACTAAAGCGGGGGGGCTCAGGCCCGGCTCGAGGGTACTCACTCACCGCGCATAGGTCCGTGTCGAAGCTGCGGCGGAGGTCGCCAATGGGGCGCATCAGCTCCGCCACGATCTGCTCTAGCCTCTGGGAATTCATACTCCACCGTTTCTCCCGCCGAGATATTAGGTCCCTGCAAAAAGCGTGCGCTCATGGATAACATATCTGACAAGCGTCGCGATCGCGGGCACAACACGACACAACTGAATGTGAATACAATACACTAAATATAACACCACACGATGGCGCGAAAGTGACAAACACTCGTTCGCGCACTAACAAATTGCACTTTTACACCTCGGGGCTTTTTTGTTTGCCGTAAATAATTACCTCTGCCGATCCTCGTTATCGGCGTCCATTTTAGAAACATGAAATCTTATGGTTATAAGGAGTCTAATAACAACGGTGgccatttatttatgttttcgcGTGAGACAGTCCATGTTCGCTGTCAACTCGTTGCTCGGTGTTCGCTGTTCGCGATTGTGCAACCTTGGTTAGGCTTGTCTATGGATGTTCTACATTTTGCTTGTTTATTGTTCAAATAGTAATCAAATAATTATTTCACAATAATAGTATCCTAATAATTAATGATATTTATTTgaattctgatatttaaaagataaataataaaataaacgtagTAAAATTGTTTGGTGCTGCCATACTCAAATAATTTAAGGAAGCCATATGAAAAAAACAAATGTCAAACGTCAATCAATTATAACAGCAACGACATATTTGCATCGTTATCGTTAAACAATTGCTCTAAATAAACACATTTATATCGTAATTAGTAAATGGTACGCAGTTCGCGAATTTAATCAATAAAAGAAGTGATCCGGTCGCGTTTAAAATTTCATCGAGCCAACATGGGGATGTCACGCTGCTATTCACTTATGAAATGTTTGCTGATACTGTTTAACATCGTATTCCTGGTAAGATCTCAATAAATCTTAACTTATCAATGAAAACGGTGTCAAAAGTCAAGTGTGTCGTTAGATATACTGATGTTGTAATAGTAACTATAGTTATATAGGATTAATTAGTGGATGTTATGGTCGTAGCGCGTATCGCGGAGGGCGCGTTGAAAGAATCCAGATGCATTGAGTGCCGGCGGCATGCATCGCCGACCCGCACCTCATTAAGTCTATATTAGGAAAGCTTCCTGGGCACTTCCTCCCCATTATGTAGTCCACTGCCGTCATTGtttattatctataaaaacaaaCATAGCAGGTGCTACATATCTACTTTTATAGGGAAAGTTTTTATATTTCACTTCAGTATATTTATTAATCAGTTACTTTGGAATATAAGGATGTTAATTTATTACTTAGTAGATAATGAGTTTCAGTTagatatagtatagtatagtatagtgtaATGGTATAGTATTTGGAATTTATAtatatcataaaatatttttctaagaAATCTGGCTCacaaagtttttttaatagagctatttattgcataaaatgcATAGCTGCAGTTGATTGATATGCCACTTTCGCCTGCTATAAATAGGTGTTGCAACCGGGGCCATTACCAAACCAGTTGTGCATGTTTGTGTGGGAGGCACCATGCTCCAACAATGCACTTTGCTGTGACAACACTGGATTACTCAAATAACTAGTTTTAGATTTATGTAAATCctgtatgaataaaaaaaactattatttgtttttatttgtaattattttgaaTGCAGTTTATTAAACTGTTATTTACAATTGCATGGTCCTTTTTGAGACTATCTATTTTATGTGGTTAGTTTAACATGATAGTTAGGAATAATAGTTACGAAATTAGGAAAAGAAAGTTTATTAACAAAGAAGAGATAAACAAAGTAAGcataaattatcaaacttttAAAACACTTCAGACATTTACACATTATTctggtttgtttttttttcctttaaaaaCAATTGAGTTAGATGacttgcctttaaaaataaatgagtaGAATAATATAGCTACTATTTGGCTTTGCATTAGCTTTTTCACAAGCATtgtcttaaaaaaaatatcgatgTATTtcaatgtaacaaaaatatgtgctacctatgtttttttaacatacAGGTTGCACCTCTTTTAAAATATCAGCAGCTTCTTTAAAAAATATCTCTTAAATCGATATTAATTCAGAATTAGGAAGAGCAATTAGTTGTTTGTGATCAAATACTTGTTAcgaatttaagttatttttatttatcttcaTGATTTTACCcctttttaatattttcacaatatcaaccttcgtgcattccgacaaggttcacgatggcgcgccgcacacgataggcgtggcgttcaaagggtacTAGAGGGACTAttgcgaaaaccgtttttcgcaaattgcggggatctttctcttttactccaatcgTAATCAATccaaggcgtaattagagtgacagagtgagaacttcgattttcgcggttatagccctgaactCGATGTTCTCGTGTTTTGACTATGTCAATATCTTGCAGGTGATAGGCCTAGCAGCCTGCGGGCTGAGCGTCTGGGCCCTATGGGAGGGCGGAGCCTCCGCCGGCGTGGGCGGGACCGGCGCTGGCGATGCCGCCGCGGCTCGAGCCGGGCTCTGCGCCGTGGCGGCCTGGGGCGGGGCGCTGGCGCTGGGCGCTATCGCTGCGTTGTGGGGAGCGGCCCGTGATGCCCCGTCGCTGTTGGCTGCATCTTTTGCGCTGTTAGCGCTGTGTGGTGTGTATTCACTCATTGTAGGTTTAGCCCGAGCGTGTAGtctagcagtgttggccgaacgttaattgcaattgaccattaaccagtacaaattgaaccgtaaaccgtaacggacgatcaCAGTTTACGGTTCAGTTTACGGTTAATGGGCAAAAATAGTCAATTGCaataacgtttcggccaacactgtagTCTAGGCTCTATGGATGGTGCGGGGCTCTTTGGGACTATTGTCGCTATTTGGGATGGAGTTAGagaattcccggttccggtactgtatttgtataaaaaacCAGTACCGGCTGCTgctaaagctgtagtaccacgatcccgactatcgggtcgtccggcctgggaacgaaatcataaaatacccgatagtcgtgttcttggcactgaatgtgttcgCGAATTTCAGTGACTGAAATACGCGAGTTAAACTATAAAATTAGCTTAATCATGTCATCATCGTTCAATTTAAGAGCTGGGCTCttgtcggtgcagcgtgatgaAGTTGTCTCCACCTTGGTCGATCCGAAGCCAGCCCCTTAGTGTCCTGGTACGACACGGCCCCTATATGCTCCTTCACTTGGCTCATATAACTTTTTCATAATcatgtaaatatattaaaatctaatacctttttagggttccgtagccaaatggcaaaaaacggaacccttatagattcgtcatgtctgtctgtctgtctgtccgtccgtatgtcacagccacttttctcggaaactataagaactatactgttgaaacttggtaagtagatgtattctgtaaaccgcattaagattttcacacaaaaatagaaaaaaaacaattaatttttggggttccccatacttcgaactgaaactcaaaaatatttttttcatcaaacccatacgtgtggggtatctatggatagatcttcaaaaatgatattgaggtttctaataccatttttttctaaactgaatagtttgcgcgagagacacttccaaagtggtaaaatgtgtgtccccccccctgtaacttctaaaataagagaatgataaaactaaaaaaaatatatgatgtacattaccatgtaaacttccaccgaaaattggtttgaacgagatctagtaagtagtttttttttatacgtcataaatcgcctaaatacggaacccttcatgggcgagtccgacttgcacttggccgcttttttcaggAGTGGCGGAGGCAGCGGCGGCGTGTTGGGGCGCGGCGCACCTGCCGCAGCTCCGGCGCGCGCTGGCGCAGCGCCTGCACCACGCCGTGCGCAGCGAGTACGGCCGCGGCGCCGCCACGCAGCTGCTCGACACCATCCAGGCCGAGGTATACTTGTAAAATTGcacaatagatggcgctgtccTATCGGCTACTCCGCGGTATTAAGCCACGCCCAATTCTACGAACCAGATTTTTGTGAAATTATCGactgactagcgacccgccccggtttcgcacggattaacaaattatacataagccttcctcttgaatcactctatctattaaaaaaaaaccgcatcaaaatccgttgcgtagttttttagatttaagcatacatacagacagacagacagacagtgggaagcgattttgttttatactatgtagtgatcatgtacgcattccacgactcttctctttccgaacaggctCTATCGTCtatatcagcggtcggcaaccttttagcagtcaagggccacatagtagttaacgaagtatttatttatttattttattttattctaaacatTATACATTGTGTCGAATAGTAATACATGCATATAATTAGTACATACATTAAAAACTAGGGTCAAATATACCAAGTACATATTCAAAAACGAGGCCTTAAAATAGTTACATACAATTCCCATTAAAATATGTCATACACAATTTCATTGATAcgagtataataataaaatttaatacttctacaataataataataatgtcaacaatagatcaataggtaggtatgacatttacatttaaaaaaaccattaaaataaataataaaatttaagttAACACGTTAAGTAAGTTGACActggccgcactttgttaatatttatgactttatcagacattgtcatttgtcaatattacatacaaaatagccagggacgctcgcgggccgcaagtgacaggttcacgggccgcgggttgccgaccgctggtctataTAAGCTGCTTTTATGTCCCAACTGCTCAGATTCCATAAAATAATACATCGTTTGGACATTTTTGGGGCAAtcaaactgtcattttagtgaTCGTCATTTGCTTGCCCTTATCCGTACCTAGAATATGCAAACAAGGTTTCTAAACTATCATTTATTGTTTACCTTTTGTTATGTTATTTCTCATTAACAACTACTTATATTACACTTGTTCCCTAGCTAAAATGTTGCGGCGCAGAAAGCGTCCGCGACTGGCAGAGCTCGATGTGGTCCCGCGCCGAGGCCGGAGCCTCCGACGCGGCGCCTCCGCAGCTCGACGACGTAGCCTTAGACCTGTCTGTGACCGCCCCTAACTCTTACTACTACGTACCACCTTCGTGCTGCTTGGTGAGTTATATACTCTGTATCTTTAGTAACTAAGCAGAGCTCGGTGCGGTCTCGCGCCGAGGCCGGAGCCTCCGACGCGGCGCCTCCGCAGCTCGACGACGTAGCCTTAGACCTGTCTGTGACCGCCCCTAACTCTTACTACTACGTACCACCTTCGTGCTGCTTGGTGAGTTATATACTCTGTATCTTTAGTAACTAAGCAGAGCTCGGTGCGGTCTCGCGCCGAGGCCGGAGCCTCCGACGGGGCGCCTCCGCAGCGCGACGACGTAGCCTTAGACCTGTCTGTGACCGCCCCTAACTCTTACTACTACGTACCACCTTCGTGCTGCTTGGTGAGTTATATACTCTGTATCTTTAGTAACTAAGCAGAGCTCGGTGCGGTCTCGCGCCGAGGCCGGAGCCTCCGACGGGGCGCCTCCGCAGCGCGACGACGTAGCCTTAGACCTGTCTGTGACCGCCCCTAACTCTTACTACTACGTACCACCTTCGTGCTGCTTGGTGAGTTATATACTCTGTATCTTTAGTAACTAAGCAGAGCTCGGTGCGGTCTCGCGCCGAGGCCGGAGCCTCCGACGGGGCGCCTCCGCAGCGCGACGACGTAGCCTTAGACCTGTCTGTGACCGCCCCTAACTCTTActactacgaggggcgttcaaaatattctcggtattgatatcttacgacctcttctaaaatttctttcgttactggccgctaaggtttattcattgacattaaaaaaaagtataattcgaaccgagatagtcttttgtttttctgcaattgctgaacaaacatgaacatcctgtgcgaattgacaatgttaactaaattagaacatcgatgcgtgataaaattcttgacaaaacagggtaaaaatcaaaaaaccataaaagaggaaatggattgtgtttaccgtgagtctgctccttctttatctaccattcaaaagtggtccagcgagtttaaacgcggaagggagagtattgaagatgaccctagacctggccggcctgtagtagctacttcacaagaaaatattgataaagtggaaaaacttatattggaagatggtcgagtgaaggtaaaatctatagcacaagtaaccaatctctctattggtaccgtacatgatattatacatgaccatcttaatatgtcaaaagtaagtgcaagatgggttccgcgaatgctgactcggcttcaaaaagacatgcgtgtagcttgttgttccgattttattgacctgtgcggtgaaaatcctgatgaggtgctgcaaagaatagttactggagatgaaacctgggttcatcattatgacccagagagtaaacaagagtccatgcagtggcacattaagggttcagctcatcccaagaagttcaaggtcatcccttcagctggcaaggtcatggccacgatattttgggattgtgaaggagtattactaatcgattataaagaaaaaggtgtaaatatcacaggacagtactacgctaacattctacgtcaattaaaggatgtaattaaagaaaagaggcgaggaaagttaaccaaaggtattctgcttctgcatgacaacgcccccgtccatactgctcatattgccaaggcagctattgttgaacgtgggtttaaaactgttactcacccaccgtatagtccggacttagcccccagtgacttctttttgctccccaatcttaaaaaggatctgcgtggaaataaattttctgacgatgaagcattgaaggcggcagtggaggagcatttttacacgaaagataaaaaatatttttacgagggattaaaaaaaataattgatcgatcttttaagtgtatgaacatagggggggagtatattgaaaaataaaaatatcaaacttttcgtacttgtttgttttcattctcataccgagaatattttgaatacccctcgtacgtaCCACCTTCGTGCTGCTTGGTGAGTTATATACTCTGTATCTTTAGTAACTAAGCAGAGCTCGGTGCGGTCTCGCGCCGAGGCCGGAGCCTCCGACGGGGCGCCTCCGCAGCGCGACGACGTAGCCTTAGACCTGTCTGTGACCGCCCCTAACTCTTACTACTACGTACCACCTTCGTGCTGCTTGGTGAGTTATATACTCTGTATCTTTAGTAACTAAGCAGAGCTCGGTGCGGTCTCGCGCCGAGGCCGGAGCCTCCGACGGGGCGCCTCCGCAGCGCGACGACGTAGCCTTAGACCTGTCTGTGACCGCCCCTAACTCTTActactacgaggggtgttcaaaatattctcggtatgagaatgaaaacaaacaagtacgaaaagtttgatatttttatttttcaatatactcctcccctatgttcatacacttaaaagatcgatcaatttttttttttaatcctgcataaaaatattttttatctttggtgtaaaaatgctcctccactgccgccttcaatgcttcatcatcggaaaatttatttccacgcagatcctttttaagattggggaacaaaaagaagtcgctgggggctaagtccggactatacggtgggtgagtaacagtttcaaacccacattcaacaatagctgccttggcaatatgagcagtatggacgggggcgttgtcatgcagaagcataacacctttggttaactttcctcgcctcttttctttgattgcatcctttaattgacgtagaatgttagcgtagtactgtcctgtgatatttacacctttttctttataatcgatcagtaatactccttcacaatcccaaaatatcgtggccatgaccttgccagctgaagggatgaccttgaacttcttgggatgagctgaacccttaatgtgccactgcatggactcttgtttactctctgggtcataatgatgaacccaggtttcatctccagtaactattctttgcagcacctcatcaggattttcaccgcacaggtcaataaaatcggaacaacaagctacacgcatgtctttttgaagccgagtcagcattcgcggaacccatcttgcacttacttttgacatattaagatggtcatggataatatcatgtacggtaccaatagagagattggttacttgtgctatagattttaccttcactcgaccatcttccaatataagtttttccactttatcaatattttcttgtgaagtagctactacaggccggccaggtctagggtcgtcttcaacactctcccttccacgtttaaactcgcttgaccacttttgaatggtagataaagaaggagcagactcacggtaaacacaatccatttcctcttttatggttttttgatttttaccctgttttgtcaagaattttatcacgcatcgatgttctaatttagttaacattgtcaattcccacatgatgttcatgtttgttcagcaattgcagaaaaacaaaagaacatctcggttcgaattatacttttttgtaatgtcaatgaataaaccttagcggccagtaacgaaagaaattttagaagaggttgtaagatatcaataccgagaatattttgaacgcccctcgtacgtaCCACCTTCGTGCTGCTTGGTGAGTTATATATTAGATCGGCCGAAGTGGAGGCATATAGTGAGTACAAAAGTGCGAGCCTTTGAAGAACAGAGGCGAGTGGAACTCGACGCGGAGCGTGACGAGTTAAAGGCCCGACCACCTGCGGTCATAAACTACAATTttgtcggaggggtgctgacctgcggtGAGTGTGGACGTACATTCGCCGCAAAaataggctacgtcagccacctgagagctcacgatcgtcgctctcaaTAGCCAGTGAATATCCAGTCGCCGAGGCCGGAATCGGCTAggacaggatgatgatgatgatgattagaaAAAGATTATGCGATCTTgaagtgtcttttaattgaaaaacgcctttttttattcagtaactattacttatggaagcaaaaaaatgtaaaaaaatcttatatgattcataattgttacatatttgccgtgacttaaaagtgtttttcaataaaaagacgctTCAAGATTGTTAAACGAACTAGTACTTGTTTAAATCTTAGTGTTAAGACTCTTAAGGAGCCTCAATGCGCCTCCCCAGCTTGCAAATGTAGCCTTAGACCTGTTTGTGACTGCGCCTAACTCTTATACTACTCCATCGTGCTGTTTTTTGAACTATACGTATACTCTGCTTCTGTGGTAGTAACAGCGACAGTCGGTTTTTTACAGGAGAGGCTTGCACGGCGTCAGTGCAGTGCCATGTCGGTTACCACTAACCTAAGTAATTATACTATATGACTTCTTTGGGTTATATACTAAGGAAAAAGTACCGCAGTACAGTCATCAAGGATTCAGGTTAATCATAAATAAAGATGGCGCTATAtggatatattattaattattatattatatgtgaATGCACAGGCAGCTTAAAGCTGATACGTGCATAATGTCACTTGTGTCATCTGGGGTTGCTACTACTCTGCGTCCGTGTCAGTTTCAGAGAGTCCTTTCAGTCTGTCATTTATGTGATTTATGTTgctgaatagggatgatgacacatattgaattttataacaaaatctagtaaaatagatagcaaacaagcaattcattacaaaaatctggatcttaaaataaaatttggaaatgttacaaaaatacaggacctgaaagttacaaaattaaagtttttttttaacttctaaaaacgataaaagtaaggctaccattcgattccttacattttatccaaaaaaatattgtatagcaactatacagggtggattttctttttgggtcagtgagggcagctaccagatcccgtgctgctacgagaaaacggtctaagaagaccttccctcgatttcaaattaatgaagattggcttttacagattttggaaaaaacatacagggtgcgagaaaaaggtcatttttgacaaactttttttttgatgccaatcgatctcattcctattaaggatcaaaagcttgtatggaaccaaaaaaaaaaattccggctagaaaagccacaaatcgaggaaaacttttcccatacaatttgtatgaaaatgaaaacttttatttttcacatgctatttttgtatgccaatcgattccattcctatccagtatcaatagtttctttggggt harbors:
- the LOC134651663 gene encoding uncharacterized protein LOC134651663; the encoded protein is MGMSRCYSLMKCLLILFNIVFLVIGLAACGLSVWALWEGGASAGVGGTGAGDAAAARAGLCAVAAWGGALALGAIAALWGAARDAPSLLAASFALLALCGVAEAAAACWGAAHLPQLRRALAQRLHHAVRSEYGRGAATQLLDTIQAELKCCGAESVRDWQSSMWSRAEAGASDAAPPQLDDVALDLSVTAPNSYYYVPPSCCLVSYILCIFITKQSSVRSRAEAGASDGAPPQRDDVALDLSVTAPNSYYYVPPSCCLSSVRSRAEAGASDGAPPQRDDVALDLSVTAPNSYYYVPPSCCLSSVRSRAEAGASDGAPPQRDDVALDLSVTAPNSYYYVPPSCCLSTEEGGDAASCAEARRVPAASSGAAGLHQAACATRVIHALEARQGKEVDRRTENAWKSYWSMKHLMKGDLPLSLKRRLMDMCILPVLTYGAQTCNNVLCFQSGARLPLAVGAALLALHALALLLALALCLRARPAPRYKA